A stretch of the Agromyces larvae genome encodes the following:
- a CDS encoding dihydrofolate reductase family protein: MGTVTISFEMTLDGVFDQMDVWFDEHDPALERSSDALVFGADAVLLGRESYEFFREYWPKQSDDRGFAAHYNALPKYVASRTLTGPLDWNATLIEGDVADAVRDLRDRYGALISHGYGELAATLMDAGLVDEVHVGIHPFIVGDAEIRLRSPHPVGLRLLDATPSETGIIQARYAPR; the protein is encoded by the coding sequence ATGGGAACCGTGACGATCTCCTTCGAGATGACCCTCGACGGCGTGTTCGACCAGATGGACGTGTGGTTCGACGAGCACGACCCGGCGCTCGAGCGCTCCTCCGACGCGCTCGTGTTCGGGGCCGACGCGGTGCTGCTCGGCCGTGAGAGCTACGAGTTCTTCCGTGAGTACTGGCCGAAGCAGAGCGATGATCGCGGCTTCGCGGCGCACTACAACGCGCTGCCGAAGTACGTGGCATCCCGCACCCTCACCGGGCCGCTCGACTGGAACGCGACCCTCATCGAGGGTGATGTCGCTGACGCGGTGCGCGATCTGCGCGACCGGTACGGCGCGCTCATCTCGCACGGCTACGGCGAGTTGGCCGCCACTCTCATGGATGCCGGGCTCGTCGACGAGGTGCACGTCGGCATCCACCCGTTCATCGTCGGCGACGCCGAGATCCGGTTGCGTTCGCCGCATCCGGTCGGGCTGCGGCTGCTCGACGCGACGCCGAGCGAAACGGGCATCATCCAGGCGCGGTACGCGCCGCGATAG
- a CDS encoding SGNH/GDSL hydrolase family protein has translation MQRRTLAVVASIGGLAGVAVWWRWLARRQRRWTTALAETIPVNSAYWREQRAETDATPGALLYVAIGDSAAQGIGASRPGHSYVGFIARGIAEASGRPVRAVNLGISGATVRMAIEKELPLLDPLEPDVLTVSIGANDIAEFDPQRFDRDIRELISRLPAHAIVADLPSFYFLAAQRKVRLANRMLRAAAAERGLEVVPLHARTDRQGLWGVTTQFAGDLFHPNDRGYRVWAAAFLPAVERRLGVVAEQVG, from the coding sequence ATGCAGCGCCGCACCCTCGCCGTCGTCGCCTCCATCGGCGGTCTCGCCGGCGTCGCCGTCTGGTGGCGGTGGCTCGCACGCCGCCAACGGCGCTGGACGACCGCGCTCGCCGAGACCATCCCGGTGAACTCCGCGTATTGGCGCGAGCAGCGCGCCGAAACCGACGCAACACCGGGCGCCCTGCTGTACGTCGCGATCGGCGACTCGGCCGCGCAGGGCATCGGCGCGAGCCGCCCGGGTCACAGCTACGTCGGCTTCATCGCGCGCGGGATCGCCGAGGCATCCGGCCGCCCCGTCCGCGCCGTCAACCTCGGCATCTCGGGTGCGACCGTGCGGATGGCGATCGAGAAGGAACTGCCCCTCCTCGACCCGCTCGAGCCCGACGTGCTCACCGTCTCGATCGGGGCGAACGACATCGCGGAGTTCGATCCGCAGCGATTCGACCGCGACATCCGAGAGCTCATCAGCCGCCTACCCGCCCATGCGATCGTGGCCGATCTGCCGAGCTTCTACTTCCTCGCCGCTCAGCGGAAGGTGCGCCTGGCGAACCGGATGCTCCGTGCCGCCGCGGCCGAGCGCGGCCTCGAGGTCGTGCCGTTGCACGCGCGAACCGACCGGCAGGGCCTCTGGGGCGTGACCACGCAGTTCGCCGGCGACCTGTTCCATCCGAACGATCGCGGCTACCGGGTGTGGGCGGCGGCCTTCCTGCCCGCGGTCGAGCGGCGGCTGGGCGTGGTGGCGGAACAGGTCGGGTGA
- a CDS encoding cytochrome b has protein sequence MARDLPPRHGAVARVLHWLTVAALLAQYLVGYAMTGAEGVLEPWIEAAYDGDEDLLLPVHVAIGCSILALTVVRFAWRRIVTLPPWPATVSRAGRRFASITERALYALLVVTPASGLALVLLSGEDWEVGDDVEWRSPLDVVDDDLLVGVHVTSQILLLVAIALHVGFVLKHQVVDRDRFVRRMV, from the coding sequence ATGGCTCGCGACCTGCCGCCCCGGCACGGCGCGGTCGCGCGCGTGCTGCACTGGCTGACCGTCGCCGCCCTGCTCGCGCAGTACCTGGTCGGCTACGCGATGACCGGCGCCGAAGGCGTGCTCGAACCGTGGATCGAGGCCGCCTACGACGGCGACGAAGACCTGCTCCTGCCCGTGCACGTCGCGATCGGATGCAGCATCCTCGCGCTCACCGTCGTGCGATTCGCGTGGCGGCGCATCGTGACGCTGCCGCCGTGGCCGGCGACGGTCTCGCGGGCCGGTCGGCGATTCGCGTCGATCACCGAGCGCGCCCTGTACGCGCTGCTCGTCGTCACGCCCGCGAGCGGGCTCGCGCTCGTGCTGCTCTCGGGCGAGGACTGGGAGGTCGGCGACGACGTCGAATGGAGGTCACCGCTCGACGTCGTCGACGACGATCTGCTCGTCGGCGTGCATGTGACGTCGCAGATCCTGCTGCTCGTCGCGATCGCGCTGCACGTGGGATTCGTCCTCAAGCACCAGGTCGTCGATCGGGATCGGTTCGTACGCCGGATGGTGTGA
- a CDS encoding NADPH:quinone reductase, whose amino-acid sequence MRAIAYTQTGPSSVLGLEERDLPEPGPGEVRVRVVVSGVNPTDWKARAGGPPGAPTPFPEVVPNQDGAGVVDAVGDGVTTASAGDRVWVFLAVHERPTGTAQEYTVLPAERVVRLPDAASFEVGASLGVPAMTAHRALTVHEGGPSRLAPGALDGRTVLVAGGAGAVGHAAIQLARWAGATVVTTVSSPEKAALATAAGAHHVVDYRQDDAARAIRAVAPDGVDLVVEVSPARNAELNSRVVANHASIAVYATDGGGEMTLDVRHHFSLNVRYQFLLLYTVGAEALAAAAEDVSRAVADGALEVGEAAGLPLTRFPLDRTADAHDAVEAGTVGKVLIDVAPA is encoded by the coding sequence ATGAGAGCGATCGCATACACGCAGACCGGTCCGTCGTCGGTGCTCGGACTCGAAGAGCGCGACCTGCCCGAGCCGGGCCCCGGCGAGGTGCGGGTGCGCGTCGTCGTGTCGGGCGTGAACCCGACCGACTGGAAGGCGCGCGCGGGCGGGCCCCCCGGCGCGCCGACGCCGTTCCCCGAAGTGGTGCCGAACCAGGACGGCGCCGGGGTGGTCGACGCGGTTGGCGACGGGGTGACGACGGCGTCGGCCGGCGACCGGGTGTGGGTGTTCCTCGCCGTGCACGAGCGGCCGACCGGCACGGCGCAGGAGTACACGGTGCTGCCGGCCGAGCGGGTCGTGCGGCTTCCCGATGCTGCGAGCTTCGAGGTCGGGGCATCCCTCGGGGTTCCGGCAATGACCGCGCACCGCGCGCTGACCGTGCACGAGGGCGGGCCGTCGCGACTGGCGCCCGGCGCGCTCGACGGTCGCACCGTGCTCGTCGCCGGCGGCGCGGGTGCGGTCGGACACGCCGCGATCCAGCTCGCCCGCTGGGCCGGCGCCACCGTTGTCACGACGGTGAGCTCACCCGAGAAGGCGGCACTCGCGACCGCCGCGGGGGCGCACCATGTCGTGGACTACCGGCAGGATGACGCGGCTCGCGCGATCCGCGCCGTCGCGCCCGACGGGGTCGACCTCGTGGTCGAGGTCTCCCCCGCCCGCAACGCCGAACTGAACTCCCGGGTCGTCGCCAACCACGCCTCGATCGCGGTGTACGCCACCGACGGGGGCGGCGAGATGACGCTCGACGTGCGCCACCACTTCAGCCTCAACGTGCGGTACCAGTTCCTGCTGCTCTACACGGTCGGCGCCGAGGCGCTCGCGGCCGCCGCCGAGGACGTCTCGCGCGCGGTCGCCGACGGTGCGCTCGAGGTGGGTGAGGCGGCGGGCCTGCCGCTGACCCGGTTCCCGCTCGATCGCACCGCCGACGCGCACGACGCGGTCGAGGCGGGCACGGTCGGCAAGGTGCTGATCGACGTCGCGCCGGCTTGA
- a CDS encoding response regulator transcription factor: MSAPTTILIAEDQRMMRSALTTLLDLEPDLTVVGGVERGDEVVAAAEALRPDVVLLDIELPGRSGLDLIGPLREAVPACDVVVVTTFGRPGYLARALAAGARAFLVKDDPVDRLAAAIRRVRAGERVVDPTLAAEALGASDSPLTDREADVLRASTDGATVLDIAAALSLSSSTVRNYLSSAIGKLGARNRIEALVTAREQGWL; the protein is encoded by the coding sequence ATGAGCGCGCCGACCACCATCCTCATCGCCGAGGACCAGCGCATGATGCGCTCGGCCCTCACGACCTTGCTCGATCTCGAACCCGACCTCACCGTCGTCGGCGGGGTGGAGCGCGGCGACGAGGTCGTCGCCGCGGCCGAGGCGCTGCGACCCGACGTGGTGCTGCTCGACATCGAGCTGCCGGGGCGCAGCGGGCTCGACCTCATCGGCCCGCTCCGCGAGGCGGTGCCGGCGTGCGACGTGGTGGTGGTGACGACGTTCGGCAGGCCCGGATACCTCGCGCGGGCGCTCGCCGCGGGCGCGCGGGCGTTCCTCGTGAAGGACGACCCGGTCGACCGGCTCGCCGCCGCCATCCGCCGGGTGCGCGCGGGCGAACGGGTCGTCGACCCGACGCTCGCGGCCGAGGCGCTCGGCGCGAGCGACAGCCCGCTCACCGATCGCGAGGCCGACGTGCTGCGCGCGTCGACCGACGGGGCGACGGTGCTCGACATCGCCGCGGCGCTCTCGCTCTCGTCGAGCACGGTGCGCAACTACCTGTCGAGCGCGATCGGCAAGCTCGGCGCCCGCAACCGCATCGAGGCGCTCGTCACCGCGCGCGAGCAGGGCTGGTTGTGA
- a CDS encoding GNAT family N-acetyltransferase: MGAADGFTMEYPDASGYPDGTGLLDEGTAALVAEVAVDGVREVDTPSAESDGEIAVRRDVDRSAYVATLEGRELAHLEYLDEGDRLVVVTTVVEPEFRGRGIAIAMIATALDDLRERGQRIIVRCPVVAAFMRSNLQYTDLLAE; the protein is encoded by the coding sequence ATGGGCGCTGCGGACGGATTCACGATGGAGTACCCGGATGCCTCAGGGTATCCCGACGGCACCGGACTGCTCGACGAGGGCACGGCGGCGCTCGTCGCCGAGGTCGCGGTCGACGGGGTGCGCGAGGTCGACACCCCCTCGGCGGAGTCCGACGGCGAGATCGCGGTGCGACGAGATGTCGATCGATCGGCGTACGTCGCCACGCTCGAGGGGCGTGAGCTCGCGCACCTCGAGTACCTCGACGAGGGCGACCGGCTGGTGGTGGTCACGACGGTCGTCGAGCCCGAGTTCCGCGGCCGCGGCATTGCGATCGCCATGATCGCGACCGCCCTCGACGACCTGCGCGAACGCGGCCAGCGCATCATCGTGCGGTGCCCGGTGGTGGCTGCGTTCATGCGCTCGAACCTGCAGTACACCGACCTGCTCGCGGAGTGA
- a CDS encoding carboxymuconolactone decarboxylase family protein, translating into MTTDTRIPPAEVTGLYGAMVKTFARRMMGKVPDSVGVLWNHPAVMKDSMGIGRKVEAWGELDPTLASYAAMASAATIGCSFCLDFNHFMAHNHGLDEAKVREVPRWREASVFSPLERRVMAYAEAASQTPPAVTDELSAELLDALGPAALVELAARVAFMNMSARMNVALGIRSEEFADACGLAPLAVGSRA; encoded by the coding sequence ATGACCACCGACACCCGCATCCCGCCCGCCGAGGTCACCGGCCTGTACGGGGCGATGGTGAAGACGTTCGCCCGCAGGATGATGGGCAAGGTGCCCGACTCGGTCGGGGTGCTGTGGAACCATCCGGCCGTGATGAAGGACTCGATGGGCATCGGTCGCAAGGTCGAGGCCTGGGGCGAGCTCGACCCCACGCTCGCGTCGTACGCGGCCATGGCGTCGGCGGCGACGATCGGGTGCAGTTTCTGCCTCGACTTCAACCACTTCATGGCGCACAACCACGGGCTCGACGAGGCGAAGGTGCGCGAGGTGCCGCGGTGGCGCGAGGCATCCGTCTTCTCCCCGCTGGAGCGCCGCGTGATGGCGTATGCCGAGGCCGCGAGCCAGACCCCGCCCGCCGTCACCGACGAACTGTCGGCCGAACTGCTCGACGCGCTCGGCCCGGCCGCGCTCGTCGAGCTCGCCGCCCGCGTCGCGTTCATGAACATGAGCGCCCGCATGAACGTGGCGCTCGGCATCCGCTCGGAGGAGTTCGCGGATGCCTGCGGGCTCGCGCCGCTGGCCGTAGGCTCACGCGCATGA
- a CDS encoding sensor histidine kinase → MSSPLTFTDAPPSLAWLAYRPGSWLALIAAPLLLVAPLLGAFVAAEWARAGYVVLVGAAFAAAVAWPFGARRRPGPATELAFVALLLLCAGYFAIWRTDQALLFPLLAVAASLAIRRRWAMGVVGSIAVTAAFAVGFEAGSLAAAVLVGFAAFAGGAGNYLVQYYVALTRELDRTRERLAVAAVADERLRFSRDLHDLLGHSLSIIAVKSEVARRLMPSDVAAASTHVAEVEEIARDALGEVRSVVAGSRSMRLADQLANARRVLGDAGIATAVTTTDRPLPITVDATLGWVVREAATNVVRHSSARHCTIAVAANDDEARVEVSDDGRATAAAAGSSGVGAGAPGSGLAGLRERVEAAGGEFTVGSSPSGFRVTAVLPLPSEAGR, encoded by the coding sequence ATGAGCAGTCCGCTGACCTTCACCGACGCACCCCCGAGCCTCGCGTGGCTCGCGTACCGCCCCGGGTCGTGGCTCGCGCTGATCGCGGCGCCGCTGCTGCTCGTCGCGCCGCTGCTGGGCGCGTTCGTCGCGGCGGAGTGGGCGCGGGCGGGCTACGTGGTGCTTGTGGGTGCCGCCTTCGCTGCGGCGGTGGCGTGGCCGTTCGGCGCACGTCGCCGACCCGGCCCGGCGACCGAACTGGCGTTCGTCGCACTGCTGCTGCTCTGCGCGGGCTACTTCGCGATCTGGCGCACCGATCAGGCGCTGCTGTTCCCGCTGCTCGCCGTCGCCGCGTCGCTCGCGATCCGGCGGCGGTGGGCGATGGGCGTGGTCGGGTCCATCGCGGTCACGGCCGCATTCGCCGTCGGGTTCGAGGCCGGTTCGCTCGCGGCGGCGGTGCTGGTCGGCTTCGCCGCGTTCGCGGGCGGCGCGGGCAACTACCTGGTGCAGTACTACGTCGCGCTGACCCGCGAGCTCGACCGCACGCGCGAGCGCCTGGCGGTCGCGGCGGTCGCCGACGAGCGGCTCCGGTTCTCGCGCGACCTGCACGACCTGCTCGGGCATTCGCTCTCGATCATCGCGGTGAAGTCCGAGGTGGCGCGCCGACTCATGCCGTCCGACGTGGCGGCCGCGTCGACGCACGTCGCCGAGGTCGAGGAGATCGCCCGCGACGCGCTGGGCGAGGTGCGGTCGGTCGTCGCCGGGTCGCGGTCGATGCGGCTCGCCGACCAGCTCGCGAACGCGCGCCGGGTGCTGGGGGACGCGGGCATCGCGACCGCGGTCACCACGACCGATCGGCCACTTCCGATCACGGTGGATGCCACGCTGGGCTGGGTGGTGCGCGAGGCCGCGACGAACGTGGTGCGTCACTCATCGGCCCGGCACTGCACGATCGCCGTCGCGGCGAACGACGACGAGGCGCGCGTCGAGGTGAGCGACGACGGGCGGGCCACCGCGGCGGCAGCGGGCTCGTCAGGGGTCGGCGCGGGCGCGCCGGGCAGCGGGCTCGCGGGGCTGCGCGAACGCGTCGAGGCCGCAGGCGGCGAGTTCACGGTCGGGTCGTCGCCGTCGGGATTCCGGGTGACGGCCGTGCTTCCGCTGCCGAGCGAGGCCGGCCGATGA
- a CDS encoding DUF6069 family protein — MDETTISQALRTETDASSPRRRRLGRLATIGIAAALALVVWAIAVPVAGIALTVGAGATAQTVGPAAVVFAVLVPGFAAWVVLALLERFARHPHRVFAIVGWAVLAVSLAGPVLTGAGGAVLVALLAMHVVTGATLVIGLPFAARRARGASAGRE, encoded by the coding sequence ATGGATGAGACGACGATTTCCCAGGCCCTTCGGACCGAGACGGATGCCTCGAGCCCACGCCGCCGCCGGCTCGGCCGGCTGGCGACGATCGGCATCGCCGCGGCGCTCGCGCTCGTCGTGTGGGCGATCGCGGTGCCGGTCGCCGGCATCGCGCTGACCGTCGGGGCGGGTGCGACCGCGCAGACCGTGGGCCCGGCGGCGGTGGTGTTCGCGGTGCTCGTGCCCGGCTTCGCCGCATGGGTCGTGCTGGCGCTGCTCGAGCGGTTCGCCCGACACCCGCACCGCGTGTTCGCGATCGTCGGCTGGGCGGTGCTTGCCGTATCGCTGGCGGGTCCGGTGCTGACCGGAGCCGGCGGGGCCGTGCTCGTCGCGCTGCTCGCGATGCACGTCGTGACGGGCGCGACGCTGGTGATCGGGCTGCCGTTCGCGGCTCGGCGCGCACGCGGCGCCTCGGCGGGGCGCGAGTAG
- a CDS encoding recombinase family protein gives MTETMDASQHAPHAAGDCPECFVELQRDGEWWKARPVGSRFVGLVVARDDMPSVVEQRDDLARFGVAILDFRHPAPEALETWGQRLERLVATLKSGDVLVVANRHALGRTTEEETRTLTALRARGIVVKVLSHGARHLTDADR, from the coding sequence GTGACAGAGACGATGGATGCCTCGCAGCACGCGCCGCACGCGGCAGGCGACTGCCCCGAGTGCTTCGTCGAACTGCAGCGCGACGGCGAGTGGTGGAAGGCACGCCCGGTGGGTTCGCGGTTCGTGGGGCTCGTGGTCGCCCGCGACGACATGCCGTCGGTGGTCGAGCAGCGCGACGATCTGGCACGGTTCGGCGTGGCGATCCTCGACTTCCGGCACCCGGCGCCCGAGGCCCTCGAGACGTGGGGGCAGCGGCTGGAGCGACTCGTGGCCACGCTGAAGTCGGGCGACGTGCTCGTCGTCGCGAACCGGCACGCGCTCGGCCGCACCACCGAGGAGGAGACCCGCACCCTCACCGCGCTCCGCGCGCGCGGCATCGTGGTGAAGGTGCTGAGCCACGGCGCTCGCCACCTCACCGACGCCGACCGCTGA
- a CDS encoding VOC family protein, producing the protein MTEASARRIRQLRLVVSVPEGEDYEAALAFYRDVLGMPQQEAYDGDEGARVVILDAGRATLELSNAAQVRFIDRVEAEGRPSATLRLALEVDDSSAATSDAVAGGAELIAEPRETPWRSVNSRLSAPAGLQVTLFQELDGDGVD; encoded by the coding sequence ATGACCGAAGCATCCGCCCGCCGTATCCGCCAGCTCCGACTCGTCGTCTCCGTGCCCGAGGGCGAGGACTACGAGGCCGCGCTCGCCTTCTATCGCGACGTGCTCGGGATGCCGCAGCAGGAGGCGTACGACGGTGACGAGGGTGCGCGCGTGGTCATCCTCGATGCCGGGCGTGCGACGCTCGAGCTCTCGAACGCGGCGCAGGTGCGCTTCATCGATCGCGTCGAGGCGGAGGGTCGGCCGAGCGCGACGCTGCGGTTGGCGCTCGAGGTGGATGACTCGTCCGCTGCCACCTCGGACGCGGTCGCCGGCGGCGCTGAACTCATCGCCGAGCCGCGCGAGACGCCGTGGCGGTCGGTGAACTCGCGGCTATCCGCGCCCGCCGGGTTGCAGGTCACGCTCTTCCAGGAGCTCGACGGCGACGGGGTGGACTGA
- a CDS encoding SDR family oxidoreductase, with amino-acid sequence MRIVVVGATGTIGRGIVPALVDAGHEVVAASRATGVDAFTGAGLAEAVAGADAVVDVLRPASDQASGDEVRAFFETTTANLLAAERAAGVAHHVALSVVGCDRVPESGFLHAKAVQEQVIRTAGSPFTIVRATQFFEFVAHIADTLAVDGVVRVPPGRQQPMAASDVSTALARIAVADPQNGILEIAGPEPFAMVDLVRRVQAWRGDIRPVVVDPDARYFGTRLTGDELLPGPDAELATTTFEEWLSGRRR; translated from the coding sequence ATGCGCATCGTCGTCGTCGGAGCCACGGGCACCATCGGGCGGGGTATCGTGCCGGCACTCGTCGATGCCGGGCACGAGGTCGTCGCAGCGTCCCGCGCGACGGGGGTCGACGCGTTCACCGGCGCCGGGCTGGCCGAGGCGGTCGCCGGTGCGGACGCGGTCGTCGACGTGCTGCGACCGGCGTCCGATCAGGCATCGGGCGATGAGGTGCGCGCGTTCTTCGAGACCACGACCGCGAACCTCCTGGCCGCCGAGCGAGCGGCCGGGGTCGCGCACCACGTCGCCCTCTCGGTCGTCGGCTGCGACCGGGTGCCCGAGAGCGGGTTCCTGCACGCGAAGGCCGTGCAGGAGCAGGTGATCCGCACGGCGGGCAGTCCGTTCACGATCGTGCGTGCGACGCAGTTCTTCGAGTTCGTGGCGCACATCGCCGACACGCTCGCGGTCGACGGCGTGGTGCGGGTGCCGCCCGGCAGGCAGCAGCCGATGGCCGCGTCGGATGTCTCGACCGCCCTCGCCCGCATCGCCGTCGCCGATCCACAGAACGGCATCCTCGAGATCGCGGGCCCCGAACCGTTCGCGATGGTCGACCTGGTGCGCCGTGTGCAGGCGTGGCGGGGAGACATCCGACCCGTCGTCGTCGACCCCGACGCGCGCTACTTCGGCACCCGACTCACCGGAGACGAACTGCTTCCCGGACCCGACGCGGAGCTCGCGACCACGACCTTCGAGGAGTGGCTCAGCGGTCGGCGTCGGTGA
- a CDS encoding ASCH domain-containing protein — translation MENAPVDRAAADELWQVYRAAHPDRAVDTEPPSVERFGDHPALTDELLGLVLDGRKTATATLVAEFAAEGQPLPRIGSHWIACDSTGRPRVILRSIEFRIATFDEVDAVFAREEGEGDLSLAYWRDGHRGYWIRVCAGLGFDWTPEHEIVLERFEVAWTAGA, via the coding sequence ATGGAGAACGCCCCCGTCGACCGGGCCGCCGCCGACGAGCTGTGGCAGGTGTATCGCGCCGCGCACCCCGACCGCGCGGTCGACACCGAGCCGCCCTCGGTCGAACGCTTCGGCGACCACCCCGCCCTCACCGATGAACTGCTCGGGCTCGTACTCGACGGCCGCAAGACCGCAACGGCGACGCTCGTCGCCGAGTTCGCCGCCGAGGGCCAGCCGCTGCCCCGCATCGGCAGCCACTGGATCGCGTGCGACTCGACCGGCCGGCCGCGGGTGATCCTGCGCAGCATCGAGTTCCGCATCGCCACGTTCGACGAGGTCGACGCCGTCTTCGCCCGCGAGGAGGGCGAGGGCGATCTGAGCCTCGCGTACTGGCGCGACGGGCACCGCGGCTACTGGATTCGGGTCTGCGCCGGCCTCGGATTCGACTGGACCCCTGAGCACGAGATCGTGCTCGAACGATTCGAGGTCGCCTGGACGGCCGGGGCCTGA
- a CDS encoding winged helix DNA-binding domain-containing protein produces MTTDRDLARWRLHSQLLAAPADEAEQVVRTLGAVQAENASQSAWAVATRTVSPDRADLETALASGRVLRTHVLRPTWHYVHADDARWLLELTAPRVLPVADQQLTHHADDLTRLTDAVERLLGGASGPAHLTRAELADALAARGFELTGHDLMTLLARLELTRLVCSGPPRDGEHTYALMDERVPAGHPFDRDEALAQLALRYFTSHGPATERDLAYWATLTLTDVRRGLAAVAGRLASFEHDGRTFWHVPGDPPPAAEPAGHLLQMLDEMYRGYQDSRWVLDADGVVPRGREASVGMAIVDAQLVAGMKRTLKSKAVVFQILPHRALRAAERRAIERAAARYGAFLGLEAQVELADPPR; encoded by the coding sequence GTGACGACCGATCGCGATCTCGCCCGCTGGCGCCTGCACTCGCAACTGCTCGCCGCCCCCGCCGACGAGGCCGAGCAGGTGGTGCGCACGCTCGGCGCCGTGCAGGCCGAGAACGCGTCGCAATCGGCGTGGGCGGTCGCGACGCGCACGGTCTCGCCCGACCGGGCCGACCTCGAGACGGCGCTCGCGAGCGGCCGGGTGCTACGTACCCACGTGCTGCGCCCGACCTGGCACTACGTGCACGCCGACGACGCCCGGTGGCTGCTCGAGCTCACCGCGCCGCGCGTGCTTCCCGTCGCCGATCAGCAGCTCACCCACCACGCCGACGACCTGACCCGGCTGACCGATGCGGTCGAGCGGCTCCTCGGCGGAGCATCCGGCCCCGCGCACCTCACCCGCGCCGAACTCGCGGATGCGCTCGCAGCGCGGGGCTTCGAGCTCACCGGGCACGACCTGATGACCCTGCTCGCCCGGCTCGAACTCACCCGGCTCGTGTGCAGCGGGCCGCCGCGCGATGGCGAGCACACCTACGCCCTCATGGACGAGCGTGTGCCGGCGGGGCATCCGTTCGATCGCGACGAGGCGCTCGCGCAACTGGCCCTGCGCTACTTCACCTCGCACGGGCCGGCGACCGAGCGCGACCTCGCGTACTGGGCGACCCTCACCCTGACCGACGTCCGCCGCGGGCTCGCGGCCGTCGCCGGGCGGCTCGCCTCGTTCGAGCACGACGGGCGCACCTTCTGGCACGTGCCGGGCGACCCGCCGCCCGCGGCCGAGCCGGCCGGCCATCTGCTCCAGATGCTCGACGAGATGTACCGCGGCTACCAGGACTCGCGCTGGGTGCTCGACGCCGACGGCGTCGTACCGCGCGGCCGCGAGGCATCCGTCGGTATGGCGATCGTCGACGCGCAGCTCGTCGCCGGCATGAAGCGCACGCTGAAGTCGAAGGCGGTGGTCTTCCAGATCCTGCCCCACCGTGCGCTCCGCGCGGCCGAGCGGCGCGCGATCGAGCGGGCGGCCGCGCGCTACGGGGCGTTCCTCGGGCTGGAGGCGCAGGTGGAGCTGGCCGACCCACCGCGGTAA
- a CDS encoding RNA polymerase sigma-70 factor, whose translation MTPDPFVTHRGLLFTVAYELLGSAADAEDVLQESWLRWAAVDQSEVREPRAYLVRVVTRQALNYLRTVSRRREDYVGEWLPEPVLTSPDVADDVELADSLSIAMLTVLETLGPAERAVFVLREVFDVPYDEIAEAVGKSPAAVRQIAHRAKSHVAARRPRPGVSVSRSEHAQAVDRLVRAVNTGDLQGLMDVLAPDVVSVADGGGKVRGAARHPIVGADRIARYLVGGLAKLGRPYLASVEWVNGAPGLRMEVEGELVGVVSVDVEGGKITRIYSIANPDKLGRLDEEAVLSR comes from the coding sequence ATGACGCCGGACCCGTTCGTCACCCACCGCGGCCTGCTCTTCACCGTCGCGTACGAGCTGCTCGGCTCGGCGGCCGACGCCGAGGACGTGCTGCAGGAGTCCTGGCTGCGGTGGGCGGCGGTCGATCAGTCGGAGGTGCGCGAACCACGGGCTTACCTGGTTCGAGTCGTCACCCGGCAGGCGCTCAACTATCTGCGCACCGTTTCCCGCCGTCGCGAGGACTACGTGGGCGAGTGGCTGCCCGAGCCGGTGCTCACGAGCCCCGATGTGGCCGACGACGTCGAGCTCGCCGACAGTCTGTCGATCGCGATGCTCACCGTGCTCGAGACGCTCGGGCCGGCCGAACGCGCGGTCTTCGTGCTGCGCGAGGTGTTCGACGTGCCGTACGACGAGATCGCCGAGGCGGTCGGCAAGTCGCCCGCGGCCGTTCGGCAGATCGCACACCGCGCGAAGTCGCATGTCGCGGCCCGGCGCCCGCGACCGGGCGTTTCGGTCTCACGGTCCGAGCACGCGCAGGCCGTCGACCGGCTGGTGCGTGCCGTCAACACCGGCGACCTGCAGGGGCTGATGGACGTGCTCGCGCCCGATGTCGTCTCGGTCGCCGACGGCGGCGGCAAGGTGCGGGGCGCTGCCCGCCACCCGATCGTGGGCGCCGACCGCATCGCGCGGTACCTCGTGGGCGGGCTCGCGAAGCTCGGCCGGCCGTACCTGGCCTCGGTCGAATGGGTCAACGGCGCGCCGGGCCTACGGATGGAGGTCGAGGGCGAGCTGGTGGGCGTGGTCAGCGTCGACGTCGAGGGCGGGAAGATCACCCGGATCTACTCGATCGCGAACCCCGACAAGCTCGGCCGGCTCGACGAGGAGGCGGTGCTCTCGCGGTGA